A genome region from Brassica oleracea var. oleracea cultivar TO1000 chromosome C2, BOL, whole genome shotgun sequence includes the following:
- the LOC106326734 gene encoding probable indole-3-pyruvate monooxygenase YUCCA4: MNSCLEAEHSPIFVNGPIIVGAGPSGLSVAACLSNRGVPSVILERTDCLASLWQKRTYDRLKLHLPKHFCELPLMKFPKNFPRYPSKQQFISYIESYAARFNIEPVFNQTVEKAEFDVVSGLWKVKTQDGVYTSKWLVVATGENAEPVVPDIPGLKNFTGPVVHTSAYKSGSEFANQKVLVVGCGNSGMEVCLDLCRYNALPHMVVRNPVHVLPRDFFGLSSFGIAMTLLKWFPLKLVDNLLLLLANSYLGNTDRLGLRRPKTGPIELKNVTGKTPVLDVGAISLIQSGQIRVTQAVKELTKKGAKFVDGQEMEFESIILATGYKSNVPDWLKEYSFFTKEGMPKTPFPNGWKGENGLYTVGFTKRGLLGTALDAVKIAEDITDQWMKSNGPLSASNICSSCIIHFHFNKS, translated from the exons ATGAACTCTTGTTTAGAAGCTGAGCATAGTCCAATCTTTGTTAATGGTCCGATCATCGTTGGTGCCGGTCCGTCCGGTTTATCCGTAGCGGCGTGTTTGTCAAACCGAGGCGTGCCATCAGTTATACTCGAGAGAACCGATTGCTTAGCCTCTTTATGGCAAAAACGTACCTACGACCGTCTCAAGCTCCACCTCCCTAAACACTTTTGCGAGCTTCCTCTTATGAAGTTCCCCAAAAACTTCCCGAGATACCCCTCCAAGCAACAATTCATCTCTTACATTGAGTCTTACGCTGCCCGGTTTAATATCGAACCGGTATTTAACCAAACCGTCGAGAAAGCTGAGTTCGATGTCGTCTCTGGTCTATGGAAGGTGAAGACGCAAGACGGTGTATACACATCCAAGTGGCTCGTGGTGGCAACAGGGGAGAATGCTGAACCGGTGGTACCAGATATACCGGGTTTAAAGAATTTTACTGGACCGGTTGTTCACACCAGTGCGTACAAGTCCGGTTCGGAGTTTGCAAACCAGAAGGTTTTGGTGGTTGGTTGTGGAAATTCCGGTATGGAGGTGTGCTTGGATCTTTGTAGATACAATGCTCTGCCTCATATGGTTGTTAGAAACCCT GTACATGTATTACCAAGAGACTTTTTTGGTCTCTCGAGTTTTGGAATAGCAATGACACTATTGAAATGGTTTCCACTAAAGCTGGTGGACAATTTGCTCCTGCTTCTTGCTAATTCTTATCTTGGCAATACCGACCGGTTAGGCCTCCGACGACCCAAAACCGGACCAATTGAGCTCAAAAACGTCACCGGAAAAACTCCGGTTCTTGATGTAGGCGCCATATCTTTGATACAATCCGGTCAAATTAGA GTGACACAAGCGGTGAAAGAATTAACAAAGAAGGGAGCAAAGTTTGTGGACGGGCAAGAAATGGAGTTCGAGTCAATAATATTAGCGACCGGGTATAAGAGCAATGTACCCGATTGGCTCAAG GAATATAGTTTTTTCACAAAAGAAGGAATGCCGAAAACGCCGTTTCCTAACGGATGGAAAGGAGAGAATGGACTTTACACGGTGGGTTTCACGAAGAGAGGGCTCTTGGGAACTGCCCTTGACGCCGTTAAGATAGCGGAGGATATAACCGACCAGTGGATGAAATCTAATGGTCCGTTGAGTGCTAGTAACATTTGTAGTTCTTGTATCATCCACTTTCATTTCAATAAATCATAA
- the LOC106323166 gene encoding putative FBD-associated F-box protein At5g56440 produces MAFICELSDDLLVNILSLIENTKEVVGTSLVSKRWRSLWKLVPRLDASSSDLINNFLTLSKAPVLETLHLRLDENSYEPEENERWVSIAAARQVRDLELRRYGFRRTSMLPCPRSLFTCKGPVILCLQQVSICDIPSTVFLQTLKTLSLVCVKFVSGDGLVHRLLSACPILETLTVCRWSEDGVTTFAIAIPSLQNLYIMQRPDSDGLEYDCEYVVNAPALKTLKVLDKFCHFRSLVKMPKLVKAEIKIRQEDSEKLMGCLTSAKHLSLCLTSAATTPKSFEFLCQVEYLELCTNCSSDWLSLVLRHSPKLRVLRLSRKNCGMFRECVPQWDFEAQRGFEVQWEKPCCVPECLVSSLESVEWVGYRGTEAEKEAAIYILDKSKHLKKMTLYRKITNLREKYRTLIDLKSRMSCGSTCRLEFVPL; encoded by the exons ATGG CATTTATATGTGAGCTGAGTGACGATTTGCTCGTAAACATACTGTCATTGATAGAGAATACGAAAGAAGTTGTGGGTACTAGTCTTGTGTCAAAACGATGGCGTTCTCTGTGGAAACTTGTTCCAAGGCTTGACGCGTCAAGTTCAGATTTGATCAACAACTTTCTGACGCTAAGCAAGGCTCCAGTTCTAGAAACACTCCACCTCAGACTCGATGAGAATAGCTATGAACCTGAAGAAAACGAAAGATGGGTTAGTATCGCAGCAGCTAGACAGGTTCGTGATCTCGAGCTTCGTCGTTACGGTTTCCGCCGCACTTCCATGCTGCCGTGTCCTAGGAGTTTATTTACATGTAAAGGACCCGTGATTTTATGTCTCCAACAAGTGTCGATTTGCGATATTCCTTCGACAGTATTTCTCCAGACACTCAAGACTCTGTCCCTTGTATGTGTCAAATTCGTCTCTGGGGATGGACTCGTTCATAGGCTTTTATCCGCTTGCCCTATCCTCGAAACGCTGACTGTATGTCGATGGTCGGAGGACGGTGTGACAACCTTCGCAATTGCGATCCCGTCATTGCAAAACTTGTACATCATGCAAAGACCAGATAGCGATGGGTTAGAATACGACTGCGAGTATGTCGTTAATGCTCCTGCTCTAAAGACCTTGAAAGTTTTGGATAAATTTTGTCACTTCCGTTCATTAGTGAAAATGCCTAAGCTGGTTAAGGCAGAAATCAAGATTAGACAAGAGGACTCCGAGAAGCTTATGGGATGTCTAACTTCAGCCAAACATCTTTCCTTATGTCTTACCTCAGCAGCCACGACGCCAAAATCTTTTGAATTTCTCTGTCAGGTCGAGTATCTAGAGCTATGCACTAACTGCTCTTCAGATTGGTTGTCTCTTGTACTAAGACATTCCCCTAAACTGCGAGTTTTGAGGTTAAGTCGA AAAAACTGCGGCATGTTCAGAGAGTGTGTGCCTCAGTGGGATTTTGAAGCACAAAGGGGTTTTGAAGTTCAATGGGAGAAACCGTGTTGTGTTCCTGAATGTTTGGTGTCTAGTCTCGAAAGTGTTGAGTGGGTTGGGTACAGAGGAACAGAAGCAGAGAAAGAAGCGGCGATTTACATTTTAGACAAGTCAAAACACCTAAAGAAGATGACATTATACCGAAAAATCACCAATTTGAGGGAGAAATACCGTACACTGATAGACTTGAAGTCCAGGATGAGTTGTGGTAGCACATGTCGGCTTGAGTTTGTGCCCTTGTGA
- the LOC106325249 gene encoding N-alpha-acetyltransferase 50-like, producing the protein MGTGREASVSLDGVRDKNMMQLKKLNTVLFPVRYNDKYYADAISSGEFTKLAYYSDICVGAIACRLETKGGTMRVYIMTLGVLAPYRGIGIGSKLLNHVLDMCTKQNVSEIYLHVQTNNEDAIKFYKKFGFDITDTIPDYYINIEPRDCYVVTKSFAQI; encoded by the exons ATGGGAACTGGGAGAGAAGCCAGCGTATCGCTAGATGGAGTCAGAGACAAAAACATGATGCAGCTTAAGAAACTCAACACTGTTCTGTTCCCTGTTCGCTACAACGACAAGTACTACGCTGACGCAATCTCATCCGGAGAATTCACTAAGCTCG CTTATTACAGTGACATATGTGTTGGAGCTATTGCTTGTCGGCTGGAGACGAAAGGAGGGACCATGAGAGTGTATATAATGACTCTTGGTGTTCTTGCACCTTACCGTGGCATTGGGATTG GTTCAAAGCTATTGAATCATGTTCTTGACATGTGCACCAAGCAAAACGTGTCTGAGATATACTTGCATGTTCAGACGAACAACGAAGATGCGATCAAGTTCTACAAGAAGTTTGGGTTTGACATCACAGATACCATTCCAGACTATTACATCAACATCGAGCCTAGAGACTGCTATGTCGTCACCAAGTCCTTTGCTCAAATCTGA
- the LOC106323167 gene encoding putative inactive serine/threonine-protein kinase At5g11400 translates to MGNGLKARRQQHHSFLYEPLFSPPFLEEGENEKLRVFSTKELKKATKRFRKDRVVTSDDGSVQTFYKGYINGTTCAPSRTKTKVAVSVMECLQHSPRPKHVWKIRKEKAESLGEIHHPNLVKLLGYCYEDTISLLVFEYSHKGSLHDHIFGKEEALPWETRAKIAIGVAEAIAFLHSIKKIPINQELHMHNIMLDDVNDLHFSSIFQYNAKLLYLDSKKKIIGDNGTFLATTYLPLEYAMIGHAVTYGVILLELFTGSKGGVLCQSSLDIRTRSFLEIIDPRLESDYPTHAAEKMGRLIQRCTMENWKLNGLMGRHPKMHHGELEGTTVNATCFGCYLLWLPLMTCSITIELQ, encoded by the exons ATGGGAAACGGTCTAAAGGCTCGTAGACAACAACATCATTCATTTCTTTACGAGCCTCTTTTCAGCCCTCCATTTTTGG AGGAGGGAGAAAACGAGAAGCTGAGAGTCTTCAGCACCAAGGAACTGAAGAAAGCAACAAAAAGATTCAGGAAAGATAGGGTCGTAACTAGCGACGATGGCTCGGTTCAAACATTCTACAAGGGATATATCAATGGCACCACATGTGCACCATCAAGAACTAAAACCAAAGTCGCTGTTTCTGTAATGGAATGTCTTCAACATAGTCCACGGCCAAAACACGTGTGGAAGATAAGAAAA GAAAAAGCGGAGTCTCTAGGAGAGATACATCATCCCAACTTGGTCAAGCTTTTGGGTTACTGTTATGAAGATACTATATCACTTTTGGTTTTCGAATACTCGCACAAAGGAAGTTTGCACGATCACATATTCGGAA AAGAGGAGGCATTGCCTTGGGAAACACGGGCTAAGATAGCCATCGGAGTAGCAGAAGCTATTGCATTTCTCCACTCCATCAAAAAAATCCCGATAAATCAAGAACTCCACATGCATAACATTATGCTTGACGACGTTAATGACTTACATTTTTCTTCTATTTTT CAATACAATGCAAAATTGCTTTACCTTGATTCAAAAAAAAAAATTATAGGAGATAATGGGACATTTTTAGCAACTACATACCTGCCTCTTGAATATGCAATGATAG GTCATGCGGTCACATATGGTGTGATCTTGCTTGAGCTTTTTACTGGTTCGAAAGGTGGAGTATTATGTCAGAGCAGCTTAGATATTAGGACTAGATCGTTTCTGGAAATAATTGATCCCCGACTTGAGAGCGATTATCCTACGCATGCAGCAGAAAAAATGGGCAGACTCATCCAAAGATGCACCATGGAGAACTGGAAG CTAAACGGTTTAATGGGCAGACATCCAAAGATGCACCATGGGGAGCTGGAAGGTACGACCGTCAACGCAACATGTTTTGGATGTTATTTACTATGGCTTCCATTGATGACATGTAGTATTACAATTGAATTACAATAA
- the LOC106326222 gene encoding putative F-box/kelch-repeat protein At3g24610, whose amino-acid sequence MYVPRASAMACLIGKKIYVFGGCGDEADSLNWAEVFDLETQTWEVLFVFTPKMPLNIEHSVVIDKELVYAVDDEGQDFSYSPSNCLFWTSGKTDSKPGHRSDWCVIGKLLFCRGSRGRILWCDPDDGFDWEEVKGLEDFQDSFCGSIQPWGLAKTKVQYDINKLCTDPAGNIVIFWNNPDSLELWSAVISLKSCNGGGEIKGNIEWSGAVFKLDPLSKSSYSVNVLYSAYVNA is encoded by the coding sequence ATGTACGTGCCTCGTGCTTCCGCAATGGCATGCCTGATAGGCAAGAAGATATACGTGTTTGGAGGGTGTGGAGATGAAGCTGATTCTTTAAACTGGGCAGAGGTATTCGATCTCGAGACCCAAACTTGGGAGGTGTTGTTTGTGTTTACCCCCAAGATGCCCCTCAATATTGAACATAGTGTGGTGATAGATAAGGAACTGGTTTACGCTGTGGATGATGAGGGTCAAGACTTCTCCTACTCACCAAGTAACTGTTTATTTTGGACAAGCGGGAAGACAGATTCTAAGCCAGGACACAGAAGTGATTGGTGTGTCATTGGTAAACTATTGTTCTGTCGTGGTTCTCGCGGGAGAATACTATGGTGTGATCCAGATGATGGGTTTGACTGGGAGGAAGTCAAGGGGTTGGAAGACTTCCAAGACTCTTTTTGTGGTTCGATACAACCGTGGGGGTTGGCAAAGACCAAGGTCCAGTATGATATCAACAAACTCTGCACCGACCCCGCTGGGAACATTGTCATCTTTTGGAACAATCCTGATAGTTTGGAACTTTGGTCTGCTGTTATTTCCTTGAAGTCATGCAATGGAGGAGGCGAGATTAAGGGAAATATTGAATGGTCCGGTGCTGTCTTCAAACTTGATCCTCTCTCAAAGTCGTCATATAGCGTTAATGTTTTATATTCTGCTTATGTTAATGCGTAA